Proteins from one Setaria italica strain Yugu1 chromosome V, Setaria_italica_v2.0, whole genome shotgun sequence genomic window:
- the LOC101763139 gene encoding diacylglycerol kinase 5: MENNVDRNNMLKEFYIPTYIFVPESPVEHVSQIPTCPVIVFINTKSGGQLGRNLIVTYRKLLNHAQVFDLLDEAPDKVLHKLYSNLERLKHGGDALASEIHRRLRLIVAGGDGTAGWLLGVISDLKLVHPPPVATVPLGTGNNLPYSFGWGKRNPGTDQDSVISFLQLVREAREMNIDSWHIVMRMQSPKGSPCDPIAPPDLPHSLHAFRRVPKTDPQDMEYSYTYRGGFWNYFSMGMDAQVSYAFHSERKLHPEKFQNQLSNQKTYLKLACTQGWFCASLFHPMSRNIACLSKVKIMKKSGKWETLEIPQSIRSIVCLNLPSFSGGLNPWGTPSKRKQRKRDLVMPPLVDDGLLEIVGFKDAWHGLVLLSPKGHGTRLAQAHRVRFEFLRGAADHAYMRMDGEPWKQPLPTDDGKVVVEISHAGQVKMLATRGCIAKGIHESCPAISTVHPESSSSDDTDDDFEEERRNFGAALSFRYTGDVNKQ, encoded by the exons ATGGAGAACAACGTTGACAGAAATAACATGCTGAAAGAATTCTACATCCCAACTTATATTTTCGTGCCAGAGTCTCCAGTGGAGCATGTTTCTCAGATACCCACTTGCCCTGTTATTGTTTTTATCAACACAAAAAGCGGTGGCCAGCTGGGACGTAACTTAATTGTCACATACCGTAAGCTTCTCAACCATGCTCAG GTGTTTGATCTGCTTGATGAAGCTCCAGACAAGGTCTTGCACAAATTATATAGCAACTTGGAAAGGCTCAAGCACGGTGGTGATGCTCTTGCTTCTGAAATTCATAGGAGACTAAGGCTAATA GTTGCTGGAGGTGATGGAACGGCTGGTTGGTTGCTTGGAGTTATATCTGATCTTAAGTTAGTACATCCACCTCCTGTTGCTACTGTTCCACTGGGAACTGGAAACAACTTGCCATATTCTTTTGGATGG GGGAAGAGAAACCCTGGAACAGATCAAGATTCTGTCATATCATTTCTTCAATTGGTAAGAGAAGCAAGAGAGATGAACATTGATAG CTGGCATATTGTCATGAGAATGCAAAGCCCAAAAGGTTCTCCTTGCGATCCAATTGCACCTCCAGACTTGCCTCATTCTTTGCATGCATTTCGCCGTGTGCCAAAGACAGATCCACAAGATATG GAATATTCTTACACATATCGTGGGGGATTTTGGAATTACTTCAGCATGG GAATGGATGCTCAAGTGTCTTATGCATTTCATTCTGAGAGGAAACTGCATCCAGAGAAGTTCCAGAATCAGTTGTCCAATCAG AAAACATATTTAAAGCTGGCATGCACACAAGGATGGTTTTGTGCCTCTCTGTTTCATCCGATGTCTCG GAATATTGCTTGCCTTTCAAAAGTAAAGATAATGAAGAAATCTGGAAAATGGGAAACATTGGAAATTCCGCAGAG TATCCGGTCCATTGTTTGTCTCAATTTGCCCAGCTTCTCTGGTGGACTAAACCCTTGGGGAACACCAAGTAAGAGGAAGCAAAGAAAA AGAGACTTGGTAATGCCTCCACTTGTGGATGATGGCCTTCTGGAGATTGTGGGTTTCAAAGATGCTTGGCATGGGCTTGTCTTGCTATCCCCCAAAGGCCATGGAACTCGTCTTGCTCAG GCTCACCGTGTTCGATTCGAGTTCCTCAGAGGTGCAGCCGATCATGCTTACATGAGAATGGATGGCGAGCCCTGGAAGCAGCCTCTTCCAACAGATGATGGCAAGGTCGTGGTGGAGATCTCCCATGCTGGGCAGGTCAAGATGCTCGCGACCAGAGGCTGCATAGCCAAAGGCATCCATGAGTCGTGCCCAGCTATTTCCACGGTTCATCCAGAGTCCAGCTCCAGCGATGACACGGACGATGACttcgaggaggagaggaggaactTTGGGGCTGCCTTGTCATTTCGGTACACGGGCGATGTGAACAAACAATAA
- the LOC101785962 gene encoding pentatricopeptide repeat-containing protein At1g09900, whose amino-acid sequence MAALLPSSFPFPHASFPNPKPHQLATPAAAAATRPESPNASPAPNPASARLRRLIAREDLAGAARLVERSASRDGEPPDVYLCTKLIRNLCRRGRTSDAARVLRAAETSGSPVDVFAYNTLVAGYCRYGHLDAARRLIASMPVAPDAYTYTPLIRGLCDRGRVADALSLLDDMLRRGCQPSVVTYTVLLEALCKNSGFGQAMAVLDEMRVKGCMPNIVTYNVIINGMCREGRVDDARELLDRLSSYGFQPDTVSYTTLLKGLCAAKRWDDVEELFAEMMERNCMPNEVTFDMLIRFFCRGGMVERAIQVLEQMTWHGCSANTTLCNIVINSICKQGRVDDAFKFLNNMGSYGCNPDTISYTTVLKGLCRAERWDDAKELLKEMVRKNCPPNEVTFNTFICILCQKGLIEKAIMLIEQMSEHGCTVGVVTYNALVNGFCVQGRIDSALELFRSMPCKPNTITYTTLLTGLCNAERLDDAAELIAEMLRRDCPPNAVTFNVLVSFFCQKGFLEEAIELVEQMMEHGCTPNLITYNTLLDGITKDCSSEDALELLQGLVSKGVSPDIITFSSIIGVLSKEDRVEEAIQMFHVVQDIGMRPKAVVYNKILLGLCKRCEIDNAIDFFAYMVSNGCMPNESTYIILIEGLAHEGLLKEARDLLSELCSRGVVSKNLIEEWQ is encoded by the coding sequence ATGGCCgcgctcctcccctcctctttcCCCTTCCCCCACGCCTCCTTCCCCAACCCCAAGCCCCACCAActcgccacccccgccgccgccgccgccacgaggcCCGAGTCACCCAATGCGTCCCCGGCGCCCAACCCGGCCagcgcccgcctccgccgcctcatcGCGCGCGAGGACCTCGCCGGGGCCGCGCGCCTCGTCGAGCGCTCCGCCTCCCGCGACGGGGAGCCCCCCGACGTGTACCTctgcaccaagctcatccgcaACCTCTGCCGCCGGGGGCGCACCtccgacgccgcgcgcgtgctccgggCCGCCGAGACGTCGGGCTCGCCCGTCGACGTCTTCGCCTACAACACCCTCGTCGCGGGGTACTGCCGCTACGGCCACCTCGACGCCGCGCGCAGGCTCATCGCGTCCATGCCCGTCGCGCCCGACGCGTACACGTACACGCCCCTGATCCGCGGCCTCTGCGACCGCGGCAGGGTCGCCGACGCGCTCAGCCTGCTCGACGATATGCTCCGGCGCGGGTGCCAGCCCAGCGTCGTCACCTACACCGTGCTCCTCGAGGCCTTGTGCAAGAACAGCGGGTTTGGGCAGGCCATGGCGGTCCTGGACGAGATGCGTGTCAAGGGATGCATGCCCAACATTGTTACCTACAATGTCATCATCAATGGCATGTGCAGGGAAGGCCGTGTTGATGACGCTAGGGAGCTCTTGGACAGGTTGTCCTCTTACGGATTCCAGCCTGACACTGTCAGCTACACCACCCTCCTGAAGGGCCTGTGCGCTGCTAAGCGGTGGGACGACGTTGAGGAGCTCTTTGCTGAGATGATGGAGAGGAACTGCATGCCGAATGAGGTGACTTTTGACATGCTGATTAGATTCTTTTGTCGAGGAGGTATGGTGGAGCGAGCGATTCAAGTTCTTGAacaaatgacatggcatggATGCTCAGCCAACACTACCTTGTGCAATATTGTCATTAACTCTATTTGCAAACAAGGCCGAGTTGACGATGCCTTTAAGTTCTTAAATAATATGGGTTCCTATGGGTGCAATCCAGATACCATTAGCTATACTACGGTGTTGAAGGGCTTGTGTCGTGCCGAACGATGGGATGATGCCAAGGAGCTTCTGAAAGAGATGGTCCGAAAGAATTGTCCCCCAAATGAGGTGACATTCAATACATTTATCTGCATATTGTGCCAAAAGGGGTTGATAGAGAAAGCTATTATGCTTATTGAGCAAATGTCAGAGCATGGGTGTACTGTGGGTGTTGTCACATACAATGCTCTTGTTAATGGATTCTGTGTGCAAGGACGTATTGACAGTGCCCTAGAGTTGTTTCGAAGCATGCCCTGCAAACCCAATACCATCACATATACTACTTTACTGACAGGCTTGTGCAACGCCGAACGGTTAGATGATGCAGCAGAACTCATAGCTGAGATGCTTCGTAGAGATTGCCCTCCAAATGCAGTGACTTTCAATGTTCTTGTGAGTTTCTTCTGTCAAAAAGGATTTCTTGAGGAAGCAATTGAACTCGTTGAGCAGATGATGGAACATGGTTGCACCCCTAACCTGATTACATATAATACATTACTGGATGGGATCACCAAGGATTGCAGTTCAGAAGATGCCCTGGAGTTGTTGCAAGGCTTGGTCAGCAAGGGAGTTTCGCCAGATATAATTACATTTTCTTCAATCATTGGTGTCCTCTCAAAAGAAGATAGAGTTGAAGAGGCCATTCAAATGTTTCACGTAGTGCAAGATATTGGAATGAGACCCAAAGCTGTGGTGTATAACAAGATACTACTTGGGCTCTGTAAAAGATGTGAAATAGATAATGCTATTGACTTTTTTGCCTACATGGTATCTAACGGATGCATGCCCAATGAATCAACCTACATTATACTTATTGAAGGCCTTGCTCATGAGGGTTTGTTGAAGGAGGCCCGAGATCTACTGAGCGAGTTGTGTTCAAGAGGAGTTGTAAGCAAGAACTTAATAGAAGAGTGGCAATAA
- the LOC101763812 gene encoding 5' exonuclease Apollo, which yields MEEGLVSVDKFSAGSQAYFLTHLHQDHTRGLASAGGWRHGPLYCSPTTARLLPTRFPGIDASLLRPLAPGASATLSLSSPTSDRPLSLRVTAIPALHCPGSLMYLFRGDLGCMLYTGDFRWELGCGKARRAKQALLDALGGDTVDLLYLDNTYCHPSLNFPPRPVVAEQMVNIIRAHPNHEVIIGVDTLGKEDLLLHISRELQTKIWVWPQRLLTIHLLGIDENHEIFTTQTKLTRIRAVPRYSVTIETLEALNEVCPTIGIMPSGIPWLLKSSEGKAMPKGRSPAKSVRCKGRDKGMDYDPLSPPKLFDKDSYTLPYSEHACFSELENFMQTVRPSTVVGIVRTSFCYVNPLHHFSHLCSDSGVNDDGTPIKNKGRDTDNLTPKRRRNGSATPEETKVRISSSSLYRSKVTRKRKEGCGARIDDAEELIGVA from the exons ATGGAGGAGGGCCTGGTGTCTGTGGACAAGTTCTCCGCTGGCAGCCAGGCCTACTTCCTGACGCACCTCCACCAGGACCACACCCGCGGCCTCGCCTCGGCGGGCGGGTGGCGCCACGGCCCGCTCTACTGCTCCCCGACCACggcgcgcctcctccccacccGCTTCCCCGGGATCgacgcctccctcctccgcccgctcgcccccgGCGCCTCCGCCacgctctccctctcctcccccacctccgacCGCCCCCTGTCCCTCCGCGTCACCGCCATCCCCGCCCTCCACTGCCCAG GCTCGCTCATGTACCTCTTCCGCGGGGACCTCGGGTGCATGCTCTACACGGGGGACTTCCGGTGGGAGCTCGGGTGCGGCAAGGCCCGGCGGGCGAAGCAGGCGCTTCTCGACGCGCTCGGCGGAGATACCGTCGATTTGCTCTATCTGGACAACACCTACTGCCACCCGTCGCTCAACTTCCCACCGCGCCCCGTCGTCGCTGAGCAG ATGGTCAATATTATTCGAGCACATCCGAACCATGAAGTTATCATTGGTGTTGACACTCTTGGGAAAGAAGACCTCTTGCTTCACATATCCAGAGAACTACAAACAAAG ATTTGGGTCTGGCCCCAGCGCCTACTGACAATACACCTTCTAGGAATTGATGAAAACCATGAGATCTTTACCACGCAGACCAAATTGACTAGGATCCGTGCTGTTCCAAGATACAGTGTCACCATTGAGACTCTTGAAGCTTTGAATGAAGTGTGCCCCACCATAGGGATCATGCCTTCCGGTATTCCTTGGCTTTTGAAGAGCAGCGAAGGAAAGGCCATGCCCAAGGGTAGATCACCAGCAAAGTCTGTCAGGTGCAAAGGGCGAGACAAAGGAATGGACTATGATCCCTTGTCACCACCAAAGCTGTTTGACAAGGATTCTTACACTTTGCCGTATTCCGAGCATGCTTGTTTTTCAGAGTTGGAGAACTTTATGCAGACAGTGCGGCCATCAACAGTCGTAGGAATTGTCAGGACATCATTCTGCTACGTCAATCCCCTTCATCACTTCAGTCACCTTTGTTCAGACAGTGGTGTTAATGATGACGGGACGCCCATAAAGAACAAGGGCAGAGATACTGATAACTTAACACCAAAGAGAAGGCGGAATGGTTCGGCGACCCCGGAAGAAACGAAGGTCAGGATCTCCAGTTCAAGTCTGTATAGAAGCAAAGTtacaaggaagaggaaggagggcTGCGGTGCAAGGATCGATGACGCTGAAGAACTCATCGGTGTCGCCTGA
- the LOC101764207 gene encoding universal stress protein PHOS32 isoform X1 yields the protein MATNPSSGADAPPAPAPVRLSAAAQAAAIQPSSPRFFFSSLAGTNPASPHRRIAIAVDLSDESAFAVRWAVQNYLRPGDAVVLLHVRPTSVLYGADWGSIPVSVTDEADAAEDAAAAAQGGPTEEELQKKREEDYDAFTSTKAQDLAQPLVDAQIPFKIHVVKDHDMKERLCLEAERLGLSAMIMGSRGFGAHRKGGKGRLGSVSDYCVHHCVCPVVVVRYPDDAAGAGGDAAGAIDELHTVPEDEPVYHDAPEVQKAEN from the exons ATGGCGACCAACCCCTCCTCCGGCGCTGacgcgcccccggccccggcgccggtgcggctctcggcggcggcgcaggcggccgcGATCCAGCCTTCCTCCCcgcgcttcttcttctcctcgctGGCGGGGACCAACCCGGCCTCCCCGCACCGCCGCATCGCCATTGCTGTCGACCTCTCCGACGAGTCCGCCTTCGCCGTCAGGTGGGCCGTGCAGAACTACCTCCGCCCCGGGGACGCCGTCGTGCTGCTCCACGTGCGCCCCACCTCGGTGCTCTACGGCGCCGACTGGGGCTCCATCCCTGTCTCCGTCACCGACGAGGCCGacgccgccgaggacgccgccgccgccgcccagggcGGGCCCACCGAGGAGGAGCTGCAGaagaagcgggaggaggactaCGACGCCTTCACCTCCACCAAGGCGCAGGACCTCGCGCAGCCGCTCGTCGACGCGCAGATCCCCTTCAAGATCCACGTCGTCAAGGACCACGACATGAAGGAGCGCCTCTGCCTCGAGGCCGAGCGACTCGGCCTCTCCGCTATGATCATGGGGAGCCGTGGTTTCGGTGCCCACCGGAAGGGCGGCAAGGGGAGGCTTGGGAGCGTTAGTGATTACTGCGTCCATCACTGTGTCTGCCCAGTTGTGGTTGTTCGCTACCCGGATGATGCTGCAGGTGCTGGTGGAGATGCAGCTGGGGCAATAGATGAGCTGCACACTGTGCCAGAGGATGAACCTGTGTACCACGACGCCCCTGAGGTGCAGAAAG CAGAAAACTGA
- the LOC101764207 gene encoding universal stress protein PHOS32 isoform X2 yields MATNPSSGADAPPAPAPVRLSAAAQAAAIQPSSPRFFFSSLAGTNPASPHRRIAIAVDLSDESAFAVRWAVQNYLRPGDAVVLLHVRPTSVLYGADWGSIPVSVTDEADAAEDAAAAAQGGPTEEELQKKREEDYDAFTSTKAQDLAQPLVDAQIPFKIHVVKDHDMKERLCLEAERLGLSAMIMGSRGFGAHRKGGKGRLGSVSDYCVHHCVCPVVVVRYPDDAAGAGGDAAGAIDELHTVPEDEPVYHDAPEVQKEN; encoded by the exons ATGGCGACCAACCCCTCCTCCGGCGCTGacgcgcccccggccccggcgccggtgcggctctcggcggcggcgcaggcggccgcGATCCAGCCTTCCTCCCcgcgcttcttcttctcctcgctGGCGGGGACCAACCCGGCCTCCCCGCACCGCCGCATCGCCATTGCTGTCGACCTCTCCGACGAGTCCGCCTTCGCCGTCAGGTGGGCCGTGCAGAACTACCTCCGCCCCGGGGACGCCGTCGTGCTGCTCCACGTGCGCCCCACCTCGGTGCTCTACGGCGCCGACTGGGGCTCCATCCCTGTCTCCGTCACCGACGAGGCCGacgccgccgaggacgccgccgccgccgcccagggcGGGCCCACCGAGGAGGAGCTGCAGaagaagcgggaggaggactaCGACGCCTTCACCTCCACCAAGGCGCAGGACCTCGCGCAGCCGCTCGTCGACGCGCAGATCCCCTTCAAGATCCACGTCGTCAAGGACCACGACATGAAGGAGCGCCTCTGCCTCGAGGCCGAGCGACTCGGCCTCTCCGCTATGATCATGGGGAGCCGTGGTTTCGGTGCCCACCGGAAGGGCGGCAAGGGGAGGCTTGGGAGCGTTAGTGATTACTGCGTCCATCACTGTGTCTGCCCAGTTGTGGTTGTTCGCTACCCGGATGATGCTGCAGGTGCTGGTGGAGATGCAGCTGGGGCAATAGATGAGCTGCACACTGTGCCAGAGGATGAACCTGTGTACCACGACGCCCCTGAGGTGCAGAAAG AAAACTGA